From a single Phragmites australis chromosome 7, lpPhrAust1.1, whole genome shotgun sequence genomic region:
- the LOC133923910 gene encoding deoxymugineic acid synthase 1-D-like, translating to MAATDGHDTGAASIPCVTLNTGHAMPVLGFGTGSSRAPEDLPATIVHAVRLGYRHFDTASFYGTERVLGAAVADAVRSGAVASRADLFVTSKLWIADAHPDRVLPALRESLDRLGLDYLDLFLVHWPVAAGENKKLVPFDMEGVWRAMEECHRLGLARSIGVSNFSAVKMSKLLAFAAVPPAVNQVETNVGWRQEKVREVCAKNGVVVTAFSPLGAHGSAWGSNAVMESGVLRDVAARRGKTVAQVALRWLHEQGVCFVARSFNKERLKQNMEIFDWELSEDDKEMIAQIPQRRACHGEFFVSPDGPYKSLEELWDGEI from the exons ATGGCCGCGACCGACGGGCACGACACCGGCGCCGCGAGCATCCCGTGCGTGACGCTCAACACGGGCCACGCGATGCCGGTGCTGGGCTTCGGGACCGGCTCGTCGCGCGCGCCGGAGGACCTGCCAGCCACCATCGTCCACGCCGTCCGCCTCGGCTACCGCCACTTCGACACCGCGTCGTTCTACGGCACGGAGCGCGTTCTCGGCGCCGCCGTGGCCGACGCCGTGCGCTCCGGCGCCGTCGCCTCCCGCGCCGACCTCTTCGTCACCTCCAAGCTCTGGATCGCCGACGCGCACCCGGACCGCGTGCTCCCCGCGCTGCGGGAGTCGCTCGACCGCCTCGGCCTCGACTACCTCGACCTCTTCCTCGTCCACTGGCCCGTCGCCGCTGGCGAAAACAAGAAACTTGTGCCGTTCGACATGGAGGGCGTCTGGCGCGCCATGGAGGAGTGCCACCGCCTGGGCCTCGCGAGGTCCATCGGCGTCAGCAACTTCTCTGCGGTCAAGATGTCCAAGCTGCTCGCCTTCGCCGCCGTGCCGCCGGCCGTCAACCAGGTGGAGACGAACGTCGGGTGGCGCCAGGAGAAGGTGAGGGAGGTGTGCGCCAAGAACGGCGTCGTCGTCACCGCGTTCTCGCCGCTCGGCGCGCACGGCTCGGCGTGGGGATCCAACGCCGTCATGGAGAGCGGCGTGCTGCGCGACGTCGCCGCCAGGAGAGGCAAAACGGTTGCCCAG GTGGCATTGAGGTGGCTGCACGAGCAGGGGGTGTGTTTTGTGGCGAGGAGCTTCAACAAGGAGAGGTTGAAGCAGAACATGGAGATATTCGATTGGGAGCTAAGCGAGGATGACAAAGAGATGATTGCGCAGATTCCGCAGCGGAGAGCATGCCATGGGGAGTTCTTTGTGTCGCCAGACGGGCCATACAAGTCCTTGGAGGAGCTGTGGGATGGAGAAATATGA